From Microlunatus capsulatus, a single genomic window includes:
- the ybeY gene encoding rRNA maturation RNase YbeY — MSVDINNESGLEADSPGLVRLATFTLDQLRIHPQAELSILLVDEDTMSAYHEKYMGEPGPTDVLSFPMDELQPPDDDEEPPLGMLGDIVLCPSVTSRQAAEHGRSADEEAEYLLVHGMLHLLGYDHADDEEKAEMFGLKDRVLAAWAEQRPDRAGRS, encoded by the coding sequence ATGAGCGTCGACATCAACAACGAGTCCGGTCTGGAGGCCGACAGTCCGGGCCTCGTCCGGCTCGCCACCTTCACCCTCGACCAGCTGCGGATCCACCCCCAGGCCGAGCTCTCCATCCTGCTGGTGGACGAGGACACCATGTCCGCGTACCACGAGAAGTACATGGGCGAGCCCGGCCCGACGGACGTCCTGAGCTTCCCGATGGACGAGCTGCAGCCCCCCGACGACGACGAGGAGCCCCCGCTGGGCATGCTCGGCGACATCGTCCTCTGCCCGTCGGTCACCAGCCGGCAGGCGGCCGAGCACGGCCGCTCCGCCGACGAGGAGGCCGAGTACCTGCTCGTGCACGGCATGCTGCACCTGCTCGGCTACGACCACGCCGACGACGAGGAGAAGGCCGAGATGTTCGGCCTCAAGGACCGGGTCCTGGCCGCGTGGGCCGAGCAGCGCCCGGACCGGGCGGGCCGGTCGTGA
- the era gene encoding GTPase Era → MASTAPEGFRSGFACFVGRPNAGKSTLTNALVGSKIAIASSKPQTTRHAIRGIVHRPDAQLVLIDTPGLHKPRTLLGERLNDLVRGTWTEVDVIGVCLPANQKIGPGDTYLVGEIAKLPRKPLLVAVATKSDLVSGQRMAEHLMAISALEEKLGIRWEHIVPVSAVGDDQLDVLADTLVSLLPEGPPLYPDGDITDEPEETLVAELIREVALEGVRDELPHSITVVVEEMNLREGRPAEKPLLDVFASMVVERDSQKGIIIGHKGERLRDIGAAARHQIEALLGTPVYLDLRVKVLKEWQRDAKHLNRLGF, encoded by the coding sequence ATGGCCTCGACGGCGCCGGAGGGGTTCCGCTCGGGCTTCGCCTGCTTCGTCGGCCGCCCCAACGCCGGCAAGTCGACGCTGACGAACGCCCTGGTGGGCAGCAAGATCGCCATCGCGTCGTCGAAGCCGCAGACCACCCGGCACGCCATCCGCGGCATCGTCCACCGGCCGGACGCCCAGCTGGTGCTGATCGACACCCCCGGCCTGCACAAGCCGCGCACCCTGCTGGGGGAGCGGCTCAACGACCTCGTCCGGGGCACCTGGACCGAGGTCGACGTCATCGGCGTGTGCCTGCCGGCCAACCAGAAGATCGGGCCGGGCGACACCTACCTGGTCGGTGAGATCGCGAAGCTCCCGCGCAAGCCGCTGCTGGTGGCCGTGGCCACGAAGTCCGACCTCGTCAGCGGGCAGCGGATGGCCGAGCACCTGATGGCCATCTCGGCGCTGGAGGAGAAGCTCGGCATCCGCTGGGAGCACATCGTCCCGGTCTCGGCGGTCGGCGACGACCAGCTCGACGTGCTCGCCGACACCCTCGTCTCGCTGCTGCCGGAGGGGCCGCCGCTCTACCCGGACGGCGACATCACCGACGAGCCGGAGGAGACCCTGGTCGCCGAGCTCATCCGCGAGGTCGCCCTGGAGGGCGTCCGCGACGAGCTGCCGCACTCGATCACCGTCGTGGTCGAGGAGATGAACCTCCGCGAGGGCCGGCCCGCCGAGAAGCCGCTGCTGGACGTGTTCGCCTCGATGGTCGTCGAGCGCGACTCCCAGAAGGGCATCATCATCGGCCACAAGGGGGAGCGGCTGCGCGACATCGGCGCCGCCGCCCGCCACCAGATCGAGGCCCTGCTGGGCACCCCGGTGTACCTGGACCTGCGGGTCAAGGTGCTCAAGGAGTGGCAGCGCGACGCCAAGCACCTCAACCGGCTGGGCTTCTAG
- a CDS encoding hemolysin family protein, with protein MNQQDWVQLVVALVLVVLAGLTAAAEAALYSFSKARADRLVADGVSGAARVRKIADDPPRFLNTALLLRTIFEISAIVLVALVVFGIFPTTSERVLITAGSMIVVSYIFWGVAPRTLGRQHANRIACAAAGPLVAFTRVLGPIPRLLIMVGNALTPGRGFVDGPFATEAELREMVDFAEASAVIESGERKMIHSVFDLGNTIVREVMVPRTDMVFIEEHKTLRQAVSLSLRSGFSRIPVIRDGLDDVVGVLYLKDVIKRVYDSPGTQSTERVGPMMRQPVWCPDSKPVDELLQEMQAKRVHLVIVVDEFGGTAGMATIEDILEEIVGEITDEYDEENTDITELGEGRYRVSSRLPLDELGDLFGLELDDEDVETVGGLMAKQLNKVPIAGSVVTFEGLELLAERSTGRRNRIGTVVASRVETPEADADDGRDDPRTEAATRLVVDETASVS; from the coding sequence GTGAACCAGCAAGACTGGGTCCAGCTGGTCGTCGCGCTGGTCCTCGTGGTGCTCGCCGGCCTGACGGCCGCGGCCGAGGCCGCGCTCTACTCGTTCTCCAAGGCGCGCGCCGACCGGCTCGTCGCCGACGGCGTGTCCGGGGCCGCCCGGGTGCGCAAGATCGCCGACGACCCGCCGCGCTTCCTCAACACCGCGCTGCTGCTGCGGACGATCTTCGAGATCTCGGCGATCGTGCTCGTGGCGCTGGTCGTCTTCGGGATCTTCCCGACGACGAGCGAGCGGGTGCTGATCACCGCCGGTTCCATGATCGTCGTCTCCTACATCTTCTGGGGCGTGGCCCCGCGCACCCTGGGCCGCCAGCACGCGAACAGGATCGCCTGCGCGGCGGCCGGTCCGCTGGTCGCGTTCACGCGCGTCCTCGGCCCCATCCCGCGGCTGCTGATCATGGTCGGCAACGCCCTGACCCCGGGCCGCGGCTTCGTCGACGGCCCGTTCGCCACCGAGGCCGAGCTGCGCGAGATGGTCGACTTCGCCGAGGCGAGCGCGGTGATCGAGTCGGGGGAGCGGAAGATGATCCACTCCGTCTTCGACCTCGGCAACACGATCGTCCGCGAGGTCATGGTGCCCCGCACCGACATGGTCTTCATCGAGGAGCACAAGACGCTGCGGCAGGCGGTCTCGCTGTCGCTGCGCTCGGGGTTCAGCCGGATCCCGGTGATCCGCGACGGGCTCGACGACGTCGTCGGCGTGCTCTACCTCAAGGACGTCATCAAGCGGGTCTACGACTCCCCGGGCACCCAGTCCACCGAGCGCGTCGGCCCGATGATGCGCCAGCCGGTCTGGTGCCCCGACTCCAAGCCCGTCGACGAGCTGCTGCAGGAGATGCAGGCCAAGCGCGTGCACCTGGTGATCGTCGTCGACGAGTTCGGCGGGACCGCCGGGATGGCGACGATCGAGGACATCCTCGAGGAGATCGTCGGCGAGATCACCGACGAGTACGACGAGGAGAACACCGACATCACCGAGCTGGGCGAGGGCCGCTACCGCGTCTCGTCGCGGCTCCCGCTGGACGAGCTCGGCGACCTCTTCGGCCTCGAGCTGGACGACGAGGACGTGGAGACCGTCGGCGGCCTGATGGCCAAGCAGCTCAACAAGGTCCCGATCGCCGGCTCGGTCGTCACGTTCGAGGGGCTCGAGCTGCTGGCCGAGCGGTCCACCGGCCGCCGGAACCGGATCGGCACCGTCGTGGCCAGCCGCGTCGAGACCCCCGAGGCCGACGCCGACGACGGCCGCGACGACCCCCGCACCGAGGCCGCCACCCGCCTCGTCGTCGACGAGACGGCGTCGGTCTCGTGA
- a CDS encoding GNAT family N-acetyltransferase translates to MPFVRVQPDDPEAVGAAVEILEASRRVDDPTAPAKLLETYRRWLRYGWDLHPDEQHLYLPEDGADPVGVLAVDLPFRDNRHLVWADVTVHPDRRRRGHGSAMLAEVLRRTHEAGRTTVWMGCPGDDPGAAAFLGRAGFRYASHDARRRQQLADVDRAEVARLRAAAEAAASDYALVRLTPPLPEAMLAEIATVAESINDAPMGDLTWEREVFDADLVRDIEAAREGRGDRLYRVVARHRGTGELGGHTMVVTDPLRPAWAFQGDTAVARDHRGHRLGLLLKAEMMTWLAEVEPQLEVVETWNQADNTHMIAVNEALGYRLDRVFHMHELQVEAAAEPAGAEELAAV, encoded by the coding sequence ATGCCTTTCGTACGCGTGCAGCCCGACGACCCGGAGGCGGTCGGCGCGGCGGTGGAGATCCTCGAAGCCTCCCGCCGGGTCGACGACCCGACCGCCCCGGCGAAGCTCCTGGAGACCTACCGGCGCTGGCTGCGGTACGGCTGGGACCTGCACCCCGACGAGCAGCACCTCTACCTCCCGGAGGACGGCGCCGACCCCGTCGGCGTGCTCGCCGTCGACCTGCCGTTCCGCGACAACCGGCACCTGGTCTGGGCCGACGTCACCGTGCACCCGGACCGGCGCCGTCGCGGCCACGGCAGCGCCATGCTGGCCGAGGTCCTGCGGCGCACGCACGAGGCCGGCCGGACCACCGTCTGGATGGGCTGCCCCGGCGACGACCCGGGCGCCGCGGCGTTCCTGGGCCGGGCGGGCTTCCGCTACGCCAGCCACGACGCGCGCCGGCGCCAGCAGCTGGCCGACGTCGACCGGGCCGAGGTCGCCCGGCTGCGGGCCGCGGCCGAGGCCGCGGCGTCGGACTACGCGCTGGTCCGGCTCACCCCGCCGCTGCCGGAGGCGATGCTGGCCGAGATCGCCACCGTCGCGGAGTCGATCAACGACGCCCCCATGGGTGACCTCACCTGGGAGCGGGAGGTGTTCGACGCCGACCTGGTGCGCGACATCGAGGCGGCCCGCGAGGGCCGCGGCGACCGGCTCTACCGCGTCGTCGCCCGGCACCGGGGCACCGGCGAGCTGGGCGGCCACACCATGGTGGTGACCGACCCGCTGCGCCCGGCCTGGGCGTTCCAGGGCGACACCGCCGTCGCCCGCGACCACCGCGGGCACCGGCTGGGGCTGCTGCTGAAGGCCGAGATGATGACGTGGCTGGCGGAGGTCGAGCCGCAGCTGGAGGTCGTCGAGACCTGGAACCAGGCCGACAACACCCACATGATCGCCGTCAACGAGGCGCTCGGCTACCGGCTGGACCGGGTGTTCCACATGCACGAGCTGCAGGTGGAGGCCGCGGCCGAGCCGGCCGGAGCCGAGGAGCTCGCCGCCGTGTGA
- the leuA gene encoding 2-isopropylmalate synthase, with protein sequence MTTTPDPTSFGTRTQSVPVQQPSPMPYGRYRAFPPVDLPDRTWPAQQITAAPRWLSTDLRDGNQALIDPMTPARKHKMFELLVRMGYKEIEVGFPSASQFDFDFVRQLVERDLIPDDVTISVLTQAREDLIERTAESLVGTRAATIHLYNATAPLFRRVVFGVDKPECIALATRGTELVMKYAEQHLGDVEFGYQYSPEIFTGTELDFAVEVCDAVMDVWQPSAGREIILNLPATVEMATPNVYADQIEWFSRHVRDREHVAISLHPHNDRGTATAATELALMAGADRVEGCLFGHGERTGNVDLVTLGMNLFSQGVDPMIDFSDIDEIRRTVEYCTNLPVHPRHPYAGDLVYTAFSGSHQDAIKKGLEALDKQAAAEGVPVSELMWEAPYLPIDPHDVGRSYEAVIRVNSQSGKGGVAYIMKSEHNLDLPRRLQIEFSRVVQSHTDSDGGEVGAARLWEIFTAEYLAPTVPLELVHVTSASASGRHDSVEAVVVDCGRERQISGEGNGPVSAFVDALSSLGYHVRVLDYAEHALSSGGDALAAAYVECEIGEGENSVVAWGVGMDANIVTASLRAVTSAVNRTTA encoded by the coding sequence ATGACCACCACCCCTGACCCCACGTCCTTCGGCACCCGCACGCAGTCGGTGCCGGTGCAGCAGCCCAGCCCGATGCCGTACGGGCGCTACCGCGCCTTCCCGCCGGTCGACCTGCCGGACCGCACCTGGCCCGCGCAGCAGATCACCGCCGCACCCCGGTGGCTCTCCACCGACCTGCGGGACGGCAACCAGGCCCTGATCGACCCGATGACCCCCGCCCGCAAGCACAAGATGTTCGAGCTGCTGGTGCGGATGGGCTACAAGGAGATCGAGGTCGGGTTCCCCTCGGCCAGCCAGTTCGACTTCGACTTCGTGCGCCAGCTCGTCGAGCGGGACCTCATCCCCGACGACGTGACCATCTCGGTGCTGACCCAGGCCCGCGAGGACCTGATCGAGCGCACGGCCGAGTCCCTGGTCGGCACCCGGGCCGCGACGATCCACCTCTACAACGCCACCGCGCCGCTGTTCCGCCGGGTCGTGTTCGGGGTCGACAAGCCCGAGTGCATCGCCCTGGCCACCCGCGGGACCGAGCTGGTCATGAAGTACGCCGAGCAGCACCTGGGCGACGTCGAGTTCGGCTACCAGTACAGCCCGGAGATCTTCACCGGCACCGAGCTGGACTTCGCCGTCGAGGTCTGCGACGCCGTGATGGACGTCTGGCAGCCCTCCGCCGGCCGCGAGATCATCCTCAACCTGCCGGCCACGGTGGAGATGGCGACGCCGAACGTCTACGCCGACCAGATCGAGTGGTTCAGCCGGCACGTCCGCGACCGGGAGCACGTGGCGATCTCGCTGCACCCGCACAACGACCGCGGCACCGCGACCGCGGCCACCGAGCTGGCCCTGATGGCCGGCGCCGACCGCGTCGAGGGGTGCCTGTTCGGCCACGGCGAGCGGACCGGCAACGTCGACCTCGTCACGCTGGGCATGAACCTGTTCAGCCAGGGCGTCGACCCGATGATCGACTTCTCCGACATCGACGAGATCCGTCGCACCGTCGAGTACTGCACCAACCTGCCGGTCCACCCGCGCCACCCCTACGCGGGCGACCTGGTCTACACCGCCTTCTCCGGCTCCCACCAGGACGCCATCAAGAAGGGCCTGGAGGCGCTCGACAAGCAGGCCGCCGCCGAGGGCGTGCCGGTGTCGGAGCTGATGTGGGAGGCTCCGTACCTGCCGATCGACCCGCACGACGTCGGCCGCTCCTACGAGGCCGTCATCCGGGTCAACAGCCAGTCCGGCAAGGGCGGCGTCGCCTACATCATGAAGTCCGAGCACAACCTGGACCTGCCGCGGCGGCTGCAGATCGAGTTCAGCCGCGTCGTGCAGTCCCACACCGACAGCGACGGCGGCGAGGTCGGGGCCGCGCGGCTCTGGGAGATCTTCACCGCCGAGTACCTGGCGCCGACGGTGCCGCTGGAGCTCGTGCACGTCACCTCGGCCTCGGCCAGCGGCCGGCACGACTCGGTGGAGGCCGTCGTCGTCGACTGCGGCCGCGAGCGCCAGATCAGCGGCGAGGGCAACGGGCCCGTCTCGGCCTTCGTCGACGCGCTGTCCTCGCTGGGCTACCACGTCCGTGTCCTCGACTACGCCGAGCACGCGCTCTCCTCGGGCGGCGACGCGCTGGCCGCGGCCTACGTGGAGTGCGAGATCGGCGAGGGCGAGAACAGCGTCGTCGCCTGGGGGGTGGGCATGGACGCCAACATCGTGACCGCCTCCCTCCGGGCCGTCACCTCAGCGGTCAACCGCACCACCGCCTGA
- a CDS encoding PhoH family protein: MDEIRRVTVPVSVDMVNILGPGDEFLRILERELTAGIHVRGNEITLTGSAAEVDAAAEVLTELVTVLRTGQGLTADAVERTCSMVVGREEAHPSDVLTQNILSSRGKTIRPKTLNQKRYVDAIDKHTVVFGIGPAGTGKTYLAVAKAVQALQNKQVNRIILTRPAVEAGEHLGFLPGTLNDKIDPYLRPLYDALHDMLDPDTIPRLLTAGTIEVAPLAYMRGRTLNDAFIILDEAQNTSMEQMKMFLTRLGFGSKIVVTGDVTQVDLPGGTRSGLREVQAILDDVADISFNHLTNHDVVRHRLVGKIVAAYDVFEAAQPPPQHRGHR; this comes from the coding sequence ATGGACGAGATCCGCCGGGTGACCGTGCCGGTCTCGGTGGACATGGTCAACATCCTGGGTCCCGGCGACGAGTTCCTGAGGATTCTGGAGCGCGAGCTCACGGCCGGCATCCACGTCCGCGGCAACGAGATCACCCTGACCGGCTCGGCCGCCGAGGTCGACGCCGCCGCCGAGGTGCTGACCGAGCTCGTCACGGTGCTGCGCACCGGGCAGGGCCTCACCGCGGACGCGGTCGAGCGCACCTGCTCGATGGTCGTGGGCCGCGAGGAGGCGCACCCCTCCGACGTGCTGACGCAGAACATCCTGTCCTCGCGCGGCAAGACGATCCGGCCCAAGACGCTGAACCAGAAGCGCTACGTCGACGCGATCGACAAGCACACGGTCGTCTTCGGCATCGGCCCCGCCGGCACGGGCAAGACCTACCTGGCCGTGGCCAAGGCGGTCCAGGCGCTGCAGAACAAGCAGGTCAACCGGATCATCCTGACCCGGCCGGCCGTCGAGGCCGGTGAGCACCTGGGCTTCCTGCCCGGCACGCTCAACGACAAGATCGACCCGTACCTGCGCCCGCTCTACGACGCGCTGCACGACATGCTCGACCCCGACACGATCCCTCGCCTGCTGACGGCCGGGACGATCGAGGTCGCGCCGCTGGCCTACATGCGCGGCCGCACGCTGAACGACGCGTTCATCATCCTCGACGAGGCGCAGAACACCTCGATGGAGCAGATGAAGATGTTCCTGACCCGGCTGGGCTTCGGCTCCAAGATCGTCGTCACCGGCGACGTCACCCAGGTCGACCTGCCGGGCGGCACCCGCAGCGGGCTCCGCGAGGTCCAGGCGATCCTCGACGACGTCGCGGACATCTCGTTCAACCACCTGACCAACCACGACGTGGTCCGGCACCGGCTGGTCGGCAAGATCGTGGCGGCCTACGACGTGTTCGAGGCCGCGCAGCCGCCGCCGCAGCACCGCGGCCACCGATGA
- a CDS encoding cytidine deaminase: protein MTAAEPADVVEAPTDPEDVKILTLARAALARTGARQGACVRDTDGRTYAGTSVDLPHLRLSAVAVVVAMAASSGAQGLEAVALSSADDLDDDDLLVAADLPGQGVVLWHADPRGQLRRKVDVRART from the coding sequence GTGACCGCCGCCGAGCCCGCGGACGTCGTCGAGGCGCCGACCGACCCCGAGGACGTCAAGATCCTCACCCTGGCCCGGGCCGCGCTGGCCCGGACCGGCGCCCGGCAGGGGGCCTGCGTCCGCGACACCGACGGCCGCACCTACGCCGGCACCAGCGTCGACCTGCCTCACCTGCGGCTCTCCGCCGTCGCCGTCGTGGTCGCCATGGCGGCCTCCTCCGGCGCGCAGGGCCTGGAGGCCGTAGCGCTGTCCAGCGCCGACGACCTCGACGACGACGACCTCCTGGTCGCCGCCGACCTCCCCGGCCAGGGCGTGGTGCTCTGGCACGCCGACCCCCGGGGCCAGCTCCGACGGAAGGTCGACGTCCGTGCCCGCACCTGA